One region of Desmodus rotundus isolate HL8 chromosome 11, HLdesRot8A.1, whole genome shotgun sequence genomic DNA includes:
- the PNISR gene encoding arginine/serine-rich protein PNISR isoform X2, with protein sequence MWDQGGQPWQQWPLNQQQWMQSFQHQQDPSQIDWAALAQAWIAQREASGQQSMVEQPPGMMPNGQDMSAMESGPNNHGNFQGDSNFNRMWQPEWGMHQQPPHPPPDQPWMPPTPGPMDIVPPSEDSNSQDSGEFAPDNRHIFNQNNHNFGGPPDNFAVGPVNQFDYQHGAAFGPPQGGFHPPYWQPGPPGPPAPPQNRRERPSSFRDRQRSPITLPVKQEPPQIGIEPETLAYCDDALTN encoded by the exons atGTGGGATCAAGGAGGACAGCCTTGGCAGCAATGGCCCTTGAACCAACAACAGTGGATGCAGTCATTCCAGCACCAGCAGGATCCAA GCCAGATTGACTGGGCTGCATTGGCTCAAGCTTGGATTGCCCAAAGAGAAGCTTCAGGGCAGCAAAGCATGGTAGAACAACCACCAGGAATGATGCCAAATGGACAAGATATGTCTGCAATGGAATCTGGTCCAAACAATCATGGGAATTTTCAAGGGGATTCAAACTTTAACAGGATGTGGCAACCAG AATGGGGAATGCATCAGCAACCCCCACATCCCCCTCCAGATCAGCCATGGATGCCACCAACACCAGGCCCAATGGACATTGTTCCTCCTTCTGAAGACAGCAACAGTCAGGACAGTGGGGAATTTGCCCCTGACAACAGGCATATTTTTAACCAGAACAATCACAACTTTGGTGGACCACCCGATAATTTTGCAGTGGGCCCAGTGAACCAGTTTGACTATCAG CATGGGGCTGCTTTTGGTCCACCGCAAGGTGGATTTCATCCTCCTTATTGGCAACCAGGACCTCCAGGACCTCCGGCACCTCCCCAAAATCGAAGAGAAAGGCCATCATCATTCAGGGATCGGCAGCGCTCACCTATTACACTTCCTGTGAAGCAGGAGCCTCCACAAATTG ggattgaacccgaaaCCTTGGCGTATTgtgacgacgctctaaccaactga
- the PNISR gene encoding arginine/serine-rich protein PNISR isoform X3 yields MWDQGGQPWQQWPLNQQQWMQSFQHQQDPSQIDWAALAQAWIAQREASGQQSMVEQPPGMMPNGQDMSAMESGPNNHGNFQGDSNFNRMWQPG; encoded by the exons atGTGGGATCAAGGAGGACAGCCTTGGCAGCAATGGCCCTTGAACCAACAACAGTGGATGCAGTCATTCCAGCACCAGCAGGATCCAA GCCAGATTGACTGGGCTGCATTGGCTCAAGCTTGGATTGCCCAAAGAGAAGCTTCAGGGCAGCAAAGCATGGTAGAACAACCACCAGGAATGATGCCAAATGGACAAGATATGTCTGCAATGGAATCTGGTCCAAACAATCATGGGAATTTTCAAGGGGATTCAAACTTTAACAGGATGTGGCAACCAG GCTGA